One genomic region from Osmerus mordax isolate fOsmMor3 chromosome 4, fOsmMor3.pri, whole genome shotgun sequence encodes:
- the c2cd5 gene encoding C2 domain-containing protein 5 isoform X10: MPGKLKAKIVAGRHLPVMDRASDLTDAFVEVKFGNTTFKTDVYHKSLNPQWNSEWFKFEVDDEDLQDEPLQITVLDHDTYSANDAIGKVYIDIDPLLCSEAATVISGWFPIYDTIHGIRGEINVLVKVDLFNDLNRFRQSSCGVKFFCTTSIPRCYRAALVHGFVEELVVNEDPEYQWIDRIRTPRASNEARQRLISLMSGELQRKIGLKVLEMGGNAVVGYLQCFDLEGESGLVVRAIGTACTLDKLSSGTSSNTNTNTHTHSNTAPASNACNSPSKDSKEPVFSEDPPSSSAPPTPLKVLPSSSPPPMSPSKPCSRQSSSSDTDLSLTPKTGMGSGGSAGKEAGPLKTLLRQQTQTALEQRGAASSGLLLSAGEFPFFTLTCFPPGFLIHAGGVVSARSVKLLDRIHNPDEPETRDAWWEEIRQEIKSHAKALGCHAVVGYSESTSICEEVCILSASGTAAILNPRFMREGCLDVGGSDHRLSRQPAPVMGGSDRVEGEFSSAWLGFEDSSPTSCGFCHIPYDELNMPFPAQLTYCYQCRRQKVPDVLFTTIDLPTEAAVNGKGCLIQARLCRLKKKAQGEVNATAISNLLPFMEYELHTQLMNKLKLRCMNALFGLRIQISVGENMLLGLASATGVYLTALPAPGGIQIAGKAPGDLSYEQHIATIQKRINDTIGKNKELYHIHPPKLFALDPEAFGCINMEVTEEVVGSPIPEPRQRSRLFRSQSESSDDLSELDLSHGKKDAFVLEIDDTDAVEDIHSLLTDAATPTGFYSCNTEIMPGIQNWTGSLQMFTSVRVFRLSNANLTNQGLNKTFIDLCENLLKSLYFKLRSMVPCCLCHLNFAVAVPEEDLIQVAVTAVAMSFDKDQAQERPGVDKTITKGSAETEEQLQFSLELCAESSASNQPPGRTSGVTDCGNAHPSSRAPSVDYGSFADRCSTWLELLRLKAHTIRRGSVKTSSWFDPSGSCYCALQ, encoded by the exons ATGCCAGGGAAATTGAAAGCCAAAattgtggcgggccgccacttGCCTGTAATGGACAGAGCCAGTGACCTGACAGATGCTTTTGTAGAG GTCAAGTTTGGAAACACAACTTTTAAAACGGATGTCTATCACAAATCACTCAACCCACAATGGAACTCTGAATGGTTCAAATTTGAG GTTGACGACGAAGACTTGCAGGACGAGCCCTTGCAAATCACGGTGTTGGACCATGACACGTACAGTGCCAACGATGCCATAGGGAAGGTTTACATTGACATCGACCCTCTGCTGTGCAGCGAAGCTGCCACTGTCATCTCCGGCTGGTTCCCCATCTACGACACCATACACG GTATCCGAGGGGAGATCAATGTCCTGGTGAAGGTCGACCTCTTCAACGATCTGAACCGCTTCCGACAGTCCTCCTGTGGCGTGAAGTTCTTCTGCA CTACGTCCATCCCGCGCTGCTACCGGGCGGCGCTGGTCCATggctttgtggaggagctggtcgTGAATGAGGACCCAGAGTACCAGTGGATTGACCGCATCCGAACCCCGCGCGCCTCCAACGAGGCCCGGCAGAGACTCATCTCCCTCATGTCCG GCGAGTTGCAGAGGAAGATAGGTCTAAAGGTGTTGGAGATGGGTGGGAACGCGGTGGTGGGTTACCTCCAGTGTTTCGACCTGGAGGGGGAGTCGGGACTGGTGGTCCGGGCCATTGGGACTGCCTGCACGCTGGACAAACTCAGCTCTGGAACTTCATCCAACaccaacactaacacacacacacactcaaacacagcaCCAGCGTCAAACGCCTGCAACTCTCCGTCCAAAGACAGCAAAGA GCCTGTGTTCAGTgaggaccccccctcctcctctgccccccccacccctctcaaagtcctcccctcctcctctcctccgcccatGTCTCCCTCCAAGCCATGCAGCCgccagtcctcctcctcagacactGACCTCAGTCTGACGCCCAAGACTG GAATGGGGAGTGGGGGCAGCGCTGGGAAGGAGGCGGGGCCCCTGAAGACTCTGTTGAGGCAGCAGACGCAGACGGCTCTGGAGCAAAGG GGAGCCGCCTCCTCTGGTTTGTTGCTAAGTGCCGGG GAGTTCCCCTTCTTCACTCTGACCTGTTTCCCCCCCGGTTTCCTGATCCACGCGGGGGGCGTGGTCAGCGCGCGCTCCGTCAAGCTGCTCGATCGCATCCACAACCCAG atgaGCCAGAGACTCGTGATGCGTGGTGGGAGGAGATTCGCCAAGAGATCAAGTCTCATGCCAAAGCCCTGGGCTGCCATGCTGTTGTGGGATACAGCGAGAGCACCAGCATCTG cgagGAAGTCTGCATTCTCTCAGCATCGGGTACAGCCGCCATCTTGAATCCACGGTTCATGCGCGAGGGCTGTCTGGACGTCGGTGGAAGCGACCACAGGTTGTCACGGCAACCCGCCCCTGTCATGGGGGGGTCGGACAGGGTCGAGGGGGAATTTAGCTCAGCCTGGCTGGG GTTTGAGGATTCATCCCCCACTAGCTGTGGCTTCTGTCATATCCCCTATGATGAACTCAACATGCCCTTCCCTGCCCAGCTCACCTACTGTTACCAATGTCGACGGCAGAAg GTTCCAGACGTGCTCTTCACAACCATCGACCTGCCAACGGAGGCTGCCGTCAACGGGAAGGGCTGCCTCATACAGGCTag gctGTGCCGTCTGAAGAAGAAGGCCCAGGGGGAGGTGAACGCCACGGCCATCTCCAACCTGCTGCCCTTCATGGAGTACGAGCTGCACACCCAGCTCATGAACAAACTCAAGCTGCGCTGCATGAACGCTCTGTTCGGCCTGCGCATTCAGATCAGCGTGGGAGAGAACATGCTGCTAGGCCTtgcc tctgcCACGGGTGTGTACCTCACAGCCCTCCCTGCCCCGGGGGGTATCCAGATAGCAGGCAAGGCGCCTGGAGACCTGAGCTACGAACAGCACATCGCCACCATCCAGAAACGCATCAACGACACCATCGGCAAGAACAAGGAGCTCTACCACATCCACCCGCCG AAATTATTTGCGCTGGACCCTGAGGCATTCGGCTGCATAAACATG gaagtgacagaggaggtggtgggttcTCCCATCCCAGAGCCCAGACAGAGGTCCCGCCTGTTCCGCTCGCAGTCCGAGAGCTCTGACGATCTCTCTGAACTGGACCTGTCCCACGGCAAGAAGGATGCCTTCgtgctggag ATTGACGACACTGACGCGGTGGAGGACATCCACTCCCTCCTCACTGACGCAGCCACACCCACAG GTTTCTACAGCTGTAACACTGAGATCATGCCTGGGATTCAAAACTGGACTGGCAGTCTACAG atGTTTACGTCCGTGCGGGTGTTTAGGTTAAGCAATGCCAATTTGACCAACCAGGGCCTGAATAAGACCTTCATTGACCTGTGTGAGAACCTGCTGAAG AGTCTGTACTTCAAGCTGCGCTCCATGGTGCCCTGCTGTCTGTGCCATCTGAACTTCGCTGTAGCTGTGCCAGAGGAGGATCTCATAcag GTTGCGGTGACGGCGGTAGCGATGAGTTTTGATAAGGACCAGgctcaggagagaccaggagtggACAAGACTATCACCAAGG GGAGCGCAGAGACCGAAGAGCAGTTGCAGTTCTCCTTGGAGCTGTGCGCTGAGTCATCGGCCAGCAACCAGCCTCCAGGCCGAACCTCAG GTGTCACAGACTGCGGCAACGCCCACCCGTCGTCCAGAG ctccctccgTTGATTACGGTTCCTTTGCAGACAGATGCAGCACCTGGCTAGAGCTGCTTAGGCTGAAAGCTCACACCATAAGACGAGGATCAGTTAAGACAA GTTCCTGGTTTGATCCAAGCGGGAGTTGCTACTGTGCGTTGCAGTAG